The Caenorhabditis elegans chromosome II genome has a segment encoding these proteins:
- the aptf-4 gene encoding Transcription factor aptf-4 (Confirmed by transcript evidence), giving the protein MSYYPYYQTENSDYSSFNSLMADICEPSPSSSSSRKRPADSENGNSAKMPVVIPMQPVQNFTMQYPIDNGWQNFNMIHQVYNNNNMNQPGYGWVGQPPPMPQDFYKARPGQTVTPPMNEFHNAHGTQQTPNDNSGNLPISSVMYTPESDLSTTSANFTPDWNTTTNGPCNQEKRNKENLFPNDDTSSGKLFDYFLTNTERENESENNIPHPYNKAVFPTFGVPVSSDGNVVAEVVDGRLPAVGTRSKYDLTVDELRRRCGAPEHMNQSALYCFFRKSKKKEAINRVKKVLTDYNITVRTMQRQRKVTCFSPFLEEEATALARDLDSITEEFLPIDAIALEMLEKLIFNNKNLDICLRILKNTNKTITRVIKTLEVRQPKITGQKEKLKGNSLDLSYHNFSLTTHGFGHPNSLSHYRSYQKIVEQAALYCEKMQKGASLPSKEYLIPGQKPFENMSNEFFVEWRMRSYHKKARKEMLDFNQAYSRSS; this is encoded by the exons ATGTCGTACTACCCGTATTACCAGACGGAAAATTCTGATTATTCATCTTTTAATAGCCTGATGGCTGATATTTGTGAACCATCCCCATCTTCCTCGTCCAGCAGAAAACGTCCAGCAGACTCAGAAAATGGAAACTCTGCTAAAATGCCAGTTGTGATTCCAATGCAACCAGTTCAGAACTTCACCATGCAATATCCCATTGATAATGGAtggcaaaatttcaatatgatACATCAAGTgtacaataataataatatg aaTCAACCCGGATACGGATGGGTCGGGCAGCCTCCACCGATGCCACAAGACTTCTACAAAGCACGACCGGGACAGACAGTTACGCCGCCAATGAATGAGTTCCACAATGCTCATGGAACCCAACAGACTCCAAATgacaattccggaaatttgcctaTCAGTTCCGTTATGTATACTCCTGAATCAGATCTTTCTACAACATCTGCAAACTTCACTCCAGACTGGAATACAACTACAAACGGACCGTGTAACCAGGAGAAGCGGAACAAGGAAAATCTCTTTCCAAATGATGATACATCTTCTGGAAAGCTTTTTGATTACTTCTTGACAAACACTGAGCGAGAAAACGaatcagaaaataatattCCTCATCCATACAACAAAGCtgtttttccaacatttgGTGTTCCTGTGTCATCAGATGGAAATGTCGTTGCTGAAGTTGTAGATGGAAGGCTTCCAGCTGTTGGAACTCGTTCGAAGTATGATCTCACTGTTGATGAGCTCAGAAGACGCTGTGGAGCTCCAGAGCATATGAATCAATCCGCCTTATACtgctttttcagaaa ATCGAAAAAGAAGGAAGCCATAAATCGAGTGAAGAAGGTGCTCACCGACTACAATATTACTGTGAGAACAATGCAGAGGCAACGAAAAGTGACATGTTTCTCTCCTTTCTTGGAAGAAGAAGCAACTGCATTGGCACGTGATCTTGACTCAATTACCGAAGAGTTCCTTCCAATCGACGCCATTGCTCTGGAAATGCTTGAAAAGCTAAtcttcaacaacaaaaatttggatatttgtttaagaattttgaagaatacgaa taaaacaaTAACTCGAGTCATCAAAACTCTTGAAGTTCGTCAACCAAAGATAACTGGACAAAAGGAAAAGCTCAAAGGAAATTCCCTCGATTTGTCCTACCACAATTTTTCACTCACCACGCACGGATTCGGCCATCCAAATTCTTTATCCCACTACAGAAGCTATCAGAAGATTGTTGAACAAGCTGCTCTTTACtgtgaaaaaatgcagaaaggGGCATCCTTGCCATCAAAAGAGTATCTGATACCTGGACAGAAGCCGTTTGAAAATATGTCAAACGAGTTTTTTGTGGAATGGCGGATGAGATCTTACCACAAGAAAGCCCGAAAAGAAATGCTCGACTTCAATCAAGCTTACAGTAGAAGCTCGTAA
- the aptf-3 gene encoding Transcription factor AP-2 C-terminal domain-containing protein (Partially confirmed by transcript evidence), with the protein MSYSDYPSDIADYSSFDNMMADICNPSSSSSSNRKRQADPAPDNFAKIPAGMATQPLYFPIHYPVNSGWQSFDVNQVYNNHNMNQPGFGWVALPPPMPHNLQIPDQNSYKPRSGLPVPPPMAEFQDVNGIQQNPNEIFKNAPITSAMCTPESDISTSTNLTPDQDSAQLPLTEQELNEEKNFVVNIESPGKLAHYFLPNVESEQEPNEHIPYPYAKSLFPTFGVPVSSDGNVVAEVVDGRLPAVGTRSKYDITVDEIRRRCGAPEHMNQSALYCFFRKSKKREAINRVKQVLTVHNIPMRTMQRQRKVTCFSPFLEEEATALARDLDSISEEFLPINIIAQEMLEKLMSSGNNLDVCHRMLKNTTATITRVIKTLEVRQPKITGQEEKLKGNNLDLSYHNFSLITHGFGHPNSLSHYRSYLSIVERAVLLCEKIQNGQSLLSNEDVIPGQKPFERMSNEYFVEWQMNLYKKKLAKQMEEVEENKSQRGEHQQIHQHQLYQQHHTNTHPPMPLMPPSQMNLCPPITPIPPQNVYYY; encoded by the exons ATGTCGTACTCCGATTATCCGTCAGACATCGCCGATTATTCGTCTTTTGACAACATGATGGCTGATATTTGCAATCCTTCTTCGTCCTCATCGTCCAACAGAAAGCGCCAAGCAGATCCTGCACCTGACAACTTTGCAAAAATCCCTGCTGGAATGGCAACTCAGCCTTTGTATTTTCCGATTCATTATCCTGTTAACAGTGGATGGCAATCCTTCGATGTTAATCAAGTGTACAATAATCATAATATG AATCAACCCGGTTTCGGATGGGTCGCGCTGCCACCGCCGATGCCACATAACCTACAGATTCCTGATCAGAACTCGTATAAGCCCCGCTCTGGACTGCCAGTTCCACCACCTATGGCAGAATTCCAAGATGTTAATGGCATCCAACAAAAtccaaatgaaattttcaaaaatgcgcCAATCACTTCTGCTATGTGTACTCCAGAGTCGGATATATCAACTTCTACAAATCTCACTCCGGACCAGGATTCCGCACAGCTTCCGCTGACGGAACAAGAATTAAACGAGGAAAAGAACTTCGTAGTGAATATTGAATCTCCTGGAAAACTAGCTCATTATTTCTTGCCAAATGTTGAATCAGAACAGGAACCAAATGAGCATATTCCTTATCCGTACGCTAAATCATTATTTCCAACATTCGGTGTTCCTGTGTCATCAGATGGAAATGTCGTTGCTGAAGTTGTAGATGGAAGGCTTCCAGCTGTTGGAACTCGTTCGAAGTATGATATTACTGTTGATGAGATCAGAAGACGTTGTGGAGCACCAGAGCATATGAATCAAAGCGCTTTGTACTGCTTTTTTAGAAA atCGAAAAAGAGGGAGGCTATAAATCGGGTGAAACAAGTGCTCACCGTTCACAATATTCCTATGAGAACAATGCAGAGGCAACGAAAAGTGACATGTTTCTCCCCTTTTCTGGAAGAAGAAGCTACTGCATTGGCACGTGATCTTGACTCAATTAGTGAAGAGTTCCTTCCAATTAATATAATCGCCCAGGAGATGCTTGAAAAACTAATGTCGAGTGGCAATAATCTGGATGTTTGCCACagaatgttaaaaaatacaac ggCAACCATAACTCGAGTTATAAAAACTCTTGAAGTTCGTCAACCAAAGATAACTGGACAAGAAGAAAAGCTAAAAGGAAATAATCTCGATCTCTCTTATCACAATTTCTCATTGATAACTCACGGATTTGGTCATCCAAATTCCTTATCCCACTACCGAAGTTATCTTTCAATCGTTGAGCGAGCAGTtcttttatgtgaaaaaatacaaaatggTCAATCGTTGTTGTCGAATGAAGATGTGATTCCTGGTCAAAAACCGTTCGAAAGAATGTCAAATGAATACTTTGTCGAATGGCAAATGAATTTATATAAGAAGAAATTGGCCAAACAAATGGAAGAAGTAGAAGAAAATAAGAGCCAACGGGGGGAGCATCAACAGATTCATCAACATCAGCTATATCAGCAACATCATACGAATACACATCCGCCAATGCCATTAATGCCTCCTTCCCAAATGAATTTGTGTCCTCCAATCACGCCTATTCCTCCTCAAAATGTATATTATtattaa